Proteins co-encoded in one Halococcoides cellulosivorans genomic window:
- a CDS encoding FAD-dependent oxidoreductase, which yields MAGTYDLVIVGGGISGASLLYTVGQFTDVESIALIEKERDIAAINSHHTNNSQTLHFGDIETNYTLEKADSVKEGAELLAGYLEAQDPDREFHDRRSKMVLGVGDEEARTLDRRYDEEGFGELFPKLRPIDREQIREIEPAVVEGRPPETTLRALQTPDGYVVDYGATAQSFVDAVRDQSHVDVYTDTEVTDVTPTRDGYTMATTDGRFDCSTAVVAAGSHSLQIAKELGYGQDKVLLPVAGSFFTARDFLDGKVYTLQMKKLPFAAVHGDADVHDPSITRFGPTAKLVPALERGRLSTVPDFFDVFGFSPAAMLSYANVLADSVLLPYVLKNLLYDLPEIGPRQFLPHVQKVVPEATLADISRAKGYGGVRPQIVDTSRKSLDMGEAKIVGENIVFNITPSPGASTCLKNAMRDAHTVVDTLDGDYQFDEESFRAATIEHFPRADESA from the coding sequence ATGGCTGGAACCTACGACCTCGTCATCGTCGGCGGCGGGATCAGCGGCGCATCCCTGCTCTACACCGTCGGGCAGTTCACGGACGTCGAGTCGATCGCCCTGATCGAAAAGGAACGCGACATCGCCGCGATCAACTCTCATCACACGAACAACTCCCAGACGCTTCACTTCGGCGACATCGAGACGAACTACACCCTCGAGAAGGCCGACTCCGTCAAGGAGGGCGCGGAACTGCTCGCGGGCTATCTCGAAGCCCAGGACCCCGACCGGGAGTTCCACGACCGGCGCTCGAAGATGGTGCTCGGCGTCGGCGACGAGGAGGCCCGAACACTCGACCGGCGGTACGACGAGGAGGGCTTCGGTGAGTTGTTCCCGAAACTCCGCCCGATCGATCGCGAACAGATTCGCGAGATCGAACCCGCCGTCGTCGAGGGGCGACCGCCGGAAACGACGCTGCGCGCACTCCAGACGCCCGACGGCTACGTCGTCGACTACGGCGCGACCGCCCAATCGTTCGTCGATGCAGTCCGCGATCAGTCCCACGTCGACGTCTACACCGACACCGAAGTCACGGACGTGACGCCCACGCGGGACGGCTACACCATGGCCACGACCGACGGACGGTTCGACTGCTCGACCGCGGTCGTCGCCGCGGGATCGCACAGCCTCCAGATCGCCAAAGAACTGGGCTACGGCCAGGACAAGGTCCTCCTCCCGGTCGCGGGCAGTTTCTTCACCGCTCGCGACTTCCTCGACGGCAAGGTGTACACGCTTCAGATGAAGAAACTCCCGTTCGCGGCGGTCCACGGCGACGCCGACGTTCACGACCCCTCGATCACGCGGTTCGGGCCGACCGCGAAACTCGTGCCCGCGCTCGAACGCGGCCGACTCTCGACGGTGCCGGACTTTTTCGACGTGTTCGGGTTCAGCCCCGCGGCCATGCTCAGCTACGCGAACGTGCTGGCCGACAGCGTGCTCCTCCCCTACGTGCTGAAGAATCTCCTCTACGATCTGCCCGAGATCGGGCCCCGACAGTTCCTCCCGCACGTCCAGAAGGTCGTGCCAGAGGCCACGCTCGCGGATATCTCCCGGGCGAAAGGCTACGGTGGCGTCCGCCCGCAGATCGTCGACACCTCACGGAAGAGCCTGGACATGGGCGAGGCCAAGATCGTCGGGGAGAACATCGTCTTCAACATTACGCCCTCCCCGGGAGCGTCGACCTGCCTGAAAAACGCCATGCGTGACGCCCACACCGTCGTCGACACGCTCGACGGCGACTACCAGTTCGACGAGGAGTCGTTCCGCGCGGCGACGATCGAGCACTTCCCGCGGGCCGACGAGTCGGCCTGA
- a CDS encoding inositol monophosphatase family protein, with product MTDATRRAAMTERAARAGGAVAREAFRGAYETETKDGKNDLVTTADHESQRQIVATVTEEFTDEPFVCEESPDGPAAPTPAVIDTDPVPAPDRLEAVPETGPAWVVDPIDGTNNFVRGLPTWTTSVASVVDGEVVAAATYQPTTGDSFTVGPDSATRDGTALAVSERTDPEAFTVALTGLYGSDPAMIGGLVEQSGEVFGDFRRLGSMQATLAAVADGGLDGCLTPHDTNPWDTMAGVAMVRAAGGAVTDVTGEPWTPEATGLIASNGAAHDRFVAVAEQAIQIGPEA from the coding sequence ATGACCGATGCCACCCGCCGTGCGGCGATGACCGAACGGGCCGCCCGCGCCGGCGGTGCCGTCGCCCGGGAGGCGTTTCGTGGGGCCTACGAGACCGAGACCAAAGACGGGAAAAACGACCTCGTGACGACCGCCGATCACGAATCCCAGCGCCAGATCGTCGCGACCGTCACCGAGGAGTTCACCGACGAACCGTTCGTCTGTGAGGAATCGCCCGACGGGCCCGCCGCGCCGACCCCCGCGGTGATCGACACCGACCCGGTTCCCGCACCCGACCGCCTCGAAGCGGTCCCCGAGACGGGGCCGGCGTGGGTCGTCGATCCGATCGACGGCACGAACAACTTCGTCCGCGGCCTGCCGACCTGGACGACGAGCGTCGCGAGCGTCGTCGACGGCGAGGTCGTCGCCGCGGCGACCTACCAGCCCACGACGGGTGACAGCTTCACCGTCGGCCCGGACAGCGCCACACGGGACGGCACTGCGCTCGCGGTGAGCGAGCGGACCGATCCCGAGGCCTTTACGGTCGCACTCACGGGGCTGTACGGCAGCGATCCCGCGATGATCGGTGGCCTCGTCGAACAGTCGGGCGAGGTCTTCGGTGATTTCCGTCGGCTGGGCAGCATGCAGGCGACGCTCGCGGCGGTCGCTGATGGCGGCCTCGACGGCTGTCTGACGCCCCACGACACGAACCCCTGGGACACGATGGCCGGCGTCGCGATGGTCCGGGCCGCGGGCGGGGCCGTCACCGACGTGACGGGTGAGCCATGGACGCCCGAAGCGACGGGGCTGATCGCCTCGAACGGCGCGGCCCACGATCGGTTCGTCGCGGTCGCTGAGCAGGCGATACAGATCGGACCGGAAGCCTGA
- a CDS encoding glutathione S-transferase family protein, translated as MNMLVDGEWRTDAYQMTDDDGNFTRQQTAFHDRIEDDPDAEFPAEAGRYHLYVSYACPWAHRTLLVRALKGLEDAISVDVVDSYRGEDGWQFSPEREGCTTDSLYDSDYLRELYVEADPDATCRVTVPVLWDTQTETIVNNESSEIIRMLDTEMGDVAKRDVDLYPEGYRDRVDEVIEAIYEPINNGVYRAGFAGSQSAYDMAVREVFDALAEYDALLADQRYLAGDRLTEADICMFTTLVRFDEVYHTHFRCNRAHVTDFEHLWGYLRDLYQTPGVRETVEMSHIKDHYYRTHPDLNPKQIVPIGPDPEFEAPHDRDRLPGGPPAALE; from the coding sequence ATGAACATGCTCGTCGACGGTGAGTGGCGCACCGACGCGTATCAGATGACCGATGATGACGGCAACTTCACCCGTCAGCAGACCGCGTTTCACGATCGCATCGAGGACGACCCCGACGCGGAGTTCCCCGCCGAGGCGGGCCGCTATCACCTCTACGTCTCGTATGCCTGCCCGTGGGCGCATCGAACCCTCCTCGTCCGCGCGCTGAAAGGCCTGGAGGACGCGATCTCGGTCGACGTGGTCGACTCCTACCGTGGCGAGGACGGCTGGCAGTTCAGCCCCGAGCGAGAGGGCTGTACGACCGATTCGCTCTACGACAGCGACTATCTCCGCGAACTGTACGTCGAGGCCGATCCCGATGCGACCTGTCGGGTGACCGTGCCCGTGCTCTGGGATACACAGACAGAAACGATCGTCAACAACGAATCGAGCGAGATCATCCGGATGCTCGACACCGAGATGGGCGACGTCGCAAAGCGAGACGTCGACCTGTACCCCGAGGGCTATCGCGACCGCGTCGACGAGGTGATCGAGGCGATCTACGAGCCGATCAACAACGGTGTCTATCGCGCGGGCTTCGCGGGTTCACAGTCCGCCTACGACATGGCCGTCCGCGAGGTGTTCGACGCGCTCGCGGAGTACGACGCGTTGCTCGCCGACCAGCGCTATCTCGCGGGCGATCGCCTGACCGAGGCCGATATCTGCATGTTCACGACGCTCGTGCGGTTCGACGAGGTCTATCACACTCACTTCCGCTGCAATCGCGCGCACGTTACGGACTTCGAGCATCTCTGGGGGTATCTGCGTGATCTCTACCAGACGCCCGGGGTCCGGGAGACCGTCGAGATGAGCCACATCAAAGATCACTACTACCGCACCCACCCCGATCTGAACCCCAAGCAGATCGTCCCGATCGGGCCCGATCCAGAGTTCGAAGCACCCCACGACCGGGATCGACTCCCGGGTGGGCCGCCCGCGGCGCTGGAGTAA
- a CDS encoding 50S ribosomal protein L16: MSEKPASMYRDIDKPSYTRREYITGIPGSKIAQHKMGAGEPDDYPVQISLETEEAVQIRHGSLEAARLSANRHLIKELGENNYKMILRKFPHQVIRENKQATGAGADRVSDGMRQSFGKIVGTAARIPADDRLFTAYCDVDQAAAVKEAYRRAYNKMTPPCRIVVERGEELLVA, from the coding sequence ATGTCCGAAAAACCTGCTTCGATGTACCGGGACATCGACAAGCCGAGCTACACCCGTCGCGAGTACATCACGGGAATCCCGGGATCCAAGATCGCACAGCACAAGATGGGCGCCGGTGAGCCCGACGACTACCCCGTCCAGATCAGCCTCGAAACCGAGGAGGCCGTCCAGATCCGCCACGGCTCACTGGAGGCCGCGCGCCTCTCAGCGAACCGTCACCTGATCAAGGAACTCGGAGAGAACAACTACAAGATGATCCTCCGGAAGTTCCCCCACCAGGTCATCCGCGAGAACAAACAGGCGACCGGGGCCGGGGCCGACCGTGTTTCGGACGGAATGCGCCAGTCGTTCGGGAAGATCGTCGGCACCGCCGCGCGAATCCCCGCCGACGACCGCCTGTTCACCGCGTACTGTGACGTCGATCAGGCCGCCGCCGTCAAAGAGGCCTACCGACGCGCGTACAACAAGATGACGCCGCCGTGCCGAATCGTCGTCGAGCGCGGTGAAGAACTGCTCGTCGCCTGA